Proteins from one Clostridium cellulovorans 743B genomic window:
- a CDS encoding DUF2935 domain-containing protein encodes MLGKEDFIRQSLELNLFFMRIMKEHSFFLEAGFTPRDADLAKEGDNFKDIFTKLLAEAISLSNGIISPMVKNSGELFTKYTVSAERASEFYTGIKLNTNITKEEEEIDARCDYRVSRELEAAVRNLNTRAMKAVRALINYKTEILDGMLSCKLFTVNYPLLIDHVRREAMLYYNMLYRLQKGIEIDMAREAVEQQRFWNRIMAEHAKFIRGFLDPTEETLIMTANNFAKEFDQLTAESIKLNDCISDVVEEDLQATKKIRNFKSQATEGLLDCKIRSIILPLLGDHTLREANHYLRLLKIFSKRV; translated from the coding sequence ATGTTAGGTAAAGAAGATTTTATTAGGCAGTCCTTGGAATTGAATTTATTTTTTATGAGAATCATGAAGGAACACTCTTTTTTTCTTGAAGCTGGATTTACACCTAGAGATGCGGATTTAGCTAAAGAAGGAGATAATTTTAAAGATATATTTACTAAACTTCTTGCTGAGGCAATTAGTCTGTCTAATGGTATTATAAGTCCAATGGTAAAGAATTCTGGAGAGCTTTTTACAAAGTACACTGTATCAGCAGAAAGGGCTTCAGAATTTTATACAGGAATAAAACTAAACACAAATATCACTAAAGAAGAAGAAGAAATTGACGCAAGATGTGATTATAGGGTTTCAAGAGAGCTAGAAGCAGCTGTACGAAACTTAAATACTAGAGCAATGAAGGCTGTCAGGGCATTGATTAATTATAAAACAGAAATATTGGATGGAATGCTTAGTTGCAAGTTGTTTACCGTCAACTATCCTCTCTTAATAGATCATGTAAGAAGAGAAGCGATGTTATATTATAATATGCTTTATAGATTACAAAAAGGAATCGAAATCGATATGGCTCGTGAAGCTGTAGAACAGCAAAGATTTTGGAATAGGATAATGGCAGAGCATGCAAAATTTATAAGAGGGTTTTTAGATCCAACGGAAGAAACTTTGATAATGACTGCTAATAACTTTGCTAAGGAATTTGACCAGTTAACAGCAGAATCCATAAAGTTAAATGATTGTATTAGCGATGTTGTAGAAGAAGATTTACAAGCAACTAAGAAGATAAGAAACTTCAAATCACAAGCAACAGAAGGATTATTGGATTGTAAGATTAGGTCAATAATTCTTCCACTTTTAGGTGACCACACTTTGAGAGAAGCAAATCATTATCTAAGATTGCTAAAAATATTCAGTAAAAGAGTATAA
- a CDS encoding bifunctional ADP-dependent NAD(P)H-hydrate dehydratase/NAD(P)H-hydrate epimerase, protein MRIGTSKMTGEVDKACVDKLEIPLMVLMENAALKVVKHLEIDKYSSYVVVCATGNNGGDGLAAARHLSALGKKVEIFVVLNDNRNMSECFKANYNILKNMGTVINEVTSIESLQKLKASILDSEVTIDAIFGTGLNREVQWLFKQAITIVTDYSNYIVSIDIPSGMNGDNGNILGICVRAHKTICFEFYKRGFLNYGTEEFTGEIIVEPIGISQNILDQFHNNEFILEKADVINNIKPRQKQGHKGTYGRTLILAGSEGFSGAAYLATQSAVRTGSGLVTLCCNSKIQDILSCKLSEAMTISYENKEKLLELLRVSTAVAIGPGLGNNQETLELLELVLEESKGPIIIDADGLNVLSTNLQLLKKTKAPVIITPHPGEMSRLTEISVKEINSSRVDLAKSFALEHNIIVLLKGYQTIITNGLKVYVNPTGNSAMANGGMGDCLTGIITSLASQGIPAFEAAACGAYIHGYAGDKLSQTMYAVNATRVIEEIPYIMKEFICEK, encoded by the coding sequence ATGCGAATCGGTACTTCAAAAATGACTGGTGAAGTTGATAAAGCTTGTGTAGATAAATTAGAAATACCCTTAATGGTGCTTATGGAGAACGCAGCCTTGAAGGTAGTTAAACATTTAGAGATAGATAAATATTCAAGTTATGTAGTTGTATGTGCTACAGGTAACAACGGTGGAGATGGTTTAGCTGCTGCAAGACATCTTTCCGCTCTTGGAAAAAAAGTAGAGATATTTGTTGTATTAAATGACAACAGAAATATGAGTGAATGCTTCAAAGCTAATTACAATATATTAAAAAACATGGGTACGGTAATTAATGAAGTTACAAGCATTGAATCACTGCAAAAACTTAAAGCATCAATATTAGATTCAGAAGTAACTATAGATGCAATCTTCGGCACAGGATTAAATAGAGAAGTGCAGTGGTTGTTTAAACAGGCTATTACAATAGTTACTGACTATAGTAATTATATAGTTTCTATTGATATACCTTCTGGAATGAATGGTGATAATGGAAACATATTAGGCATCTGCGTCAGAGCCCATAAAACTATTTGCTTTGAATTTTATAAAAGAGGCTTCTTAAATTATGGAACTGAAGAATTCACCGGTGAAATAATAGTCGAACCAATAGGAATTTCCCAAAATATTCTTGATCAATTTCATAACAATGAATTTATATTGGAAAAAGCTGATGTTATCAACAATATAAAACCTAGACAGAAGCAAGGGCATAAGGGTACCTACGGAAGAACTCTTATTTTAGCTGGGTCGGAAGGCTTTTCAGGAGCAGCATACCTAGCAACACAATCCGCAGTTAGAACTGGTAGTGGACTTGTTACCCTATGTTGCAACAGTAAAATTCAAGATATCCTAAGCTGCAAGCTTTCGGAGGCGATGACAATAAGTTATGAAAACAAAGAAAAGCTTTTAGAACTATTACGTGTCAGCACTGCTGTTGCTATAGGTCCTGGACTTGGAAATAACCAAGAAACCCTTGAACTACTAGAACTTGTCCTAGAAGAATCAAAGGGACCAATAATTATTGATGCTGATGGACTAAATGTACTTTCCACTAATCTTCAGCTTTTAAAGAAGACAAAGGCCCCAGTTATAATTACTCCACATCCTGGCGAAATGTCAAGACTTACTGAAATATCAGTAAAAGAAATAAATTCCTCAAGAGTAGACTTAGCAAAAAGTTTTGCCTTAGAACATAATATAATTGTTCTTCTAAAAGGATATCAAACAATAATTACTAATGGTCTTAAAGTTTATGTAAACCCAACCGGAAATAGCGCTATGGCTAATGGTGGTATGGGAGATTGTCTTACAGGAATTATTACTTCACTTGCTTCTCAAGGAATTCCAGCCTTTGAAGCAGCAGCTTGTGGTGCTTATATTCATGGCTATGCTGGTGATAAACTTTCACAGACTATGTATGCTGTAAATGCCACACGTGTAATTGAAGAAATCCCTTACATAATGAAGGAATTCATTTGTGAGAAATAA
- a CDS encoding CorA family divalent cation transporter: MISAKETLQDIDKLKRQMLFLHKAVWPLCEVIGSLERDRVQIINEESLIYFKELYDHIIQVMDITETLRDILASMYIYLSSTSNKMNEIMKVLTIISTIFIPLSFIVVLYRMNLSNMPELSWPYMPPVLWLIMISIVVSMIAYFKNKKWL, from the coding sequence GTGATATCAGCAAAAGAAACTTTGCAAGATATTGATAAGCTAAAAAGACAAATGTTGTTCCTTCATAAGGCAGTTTGGCCACTGTGTGAAGTCATAGGTTCTTTGGAAAGAGATAGGGTTCAGATTATTAATGAGGAATCACTAATATATTTTAAAGAATTATATGATCATATAATTCAAGTTATGGACATAACAGAAACCTTAAGAGATATATTAGCCAGTATGTATATATATCTATCAAGCACTAGCAATAAAATGAACGAGATTATGAAGGTTTTGACGATTATTTCAACAATTTTCATTCCTCTTTCATTTATTGTAGTGTTATATCGAATGAATTTATCTAATATGCCAGAGCTTAGTTGGCCATATATGCCCCCTGTGCTTTGGTTAATAATGATTTCAATTGTAGTTTCTATGATTGCATATTTTAAAAACAAAAAATGGTTGTAG
- a CDS encoding response regulator transcription factor: MMKILLVEDNKEISDNVANYLEKVMEVQPVYSGGEAIEYLKTYNYDVVILDLMLPEIDGMTILSYISKRALNTGVIVLTAKEGLGDKLKAFNLGANDYLTKPFFLEELKARIIAILKSMGKIKKENLIEFMDIQIDIKTKTAYIGDEKLDINEKSYKLLEYLVINKGVLLFKEQIFDNVCGYGSDASTEIIEVYISRLRKQLAPFNYDKYIVNKRGMGYMLDASVDKK, from the coding sequence ATGATGAAAATTTTATTGGTTGAAGATAATAAGGAGATTAGTGATAATGTAGCTAACTATCTAGAGAAAGTCATGGAAGTGCAACCTGTTTATAGCGGTGGTGAAGCTATTGAATATTTGAAAACTTATAACTATGATGTTGTAATACTAGATCTCATGCTGCCAGAAATAGATGGGATGACTATTCTAAGTTACATTTCCAAAAGGGCTTTAAATACAGGGGTTATTGTTCTTACTGCAAAAGAAGGTCTTGGTGATAAGCTAAAAGCCTTTAATTTAGGTGCAAATGATTATCTAACTAAGCCATTTTTTCTTGAGGAGCTAAAGGCTAGAATTATTGCAATTTTAAAAAGCATGGGTAAGATAAAAAAAGAAAATCTAATTGAGTTTATGGATATACAGATTGATATTAAAACAAAAACTGCTTATATAGGTGATGAAAAACTAGATATCAATGAGAAGTCATATAAGCTACTAGAATATTTAGTCATTAACAAAGGGGTTTTACTATTTAAAGAACAAATTTTTGATAATGTATGTGGCTATGGAAGTGATGCATCCACTGAAATAATAGAGGTATATATAAGTCGTTTAAGAAAGCAGTTAGCTCCATTTAATTATGATAAATACATAGTAAATAAGAGAGGAATGGGGTATATGCTAGATGCTAGCGTAGATAAAAAATAA
- a CDS encoding glycoside hydrolase family 9 protein: MKKRLLTALIAAVVFTGSYASFSTGIKAGELSGTTVINCNFDTNMKGWSYFTASGGDGEVTLADGALKAQVNECGEVSYGVQAYYDGFKMYKNGTYRLEFDISSTTDRIVDYRIQLNGGDYRAYVDGQINTTSAVQSISKEFVMTEENDVAPRLAFNLGSITGEALPAHSVKIDNVKLVLVDDTGVVGIEKPKVEQKIVLNQLGYKPNDKKKVVFRAETTDRNFKVVSTATNEVVYTGNIEGCRYNEAAGEINRFGDFSSFTTPGTYKIQTDSLGSSYDFTISEDIYNNVFKDAVRFFYMQRCGQELPAIYAGKWAHPACHTELARIYGTDKKIDVSGGWHDAGDYGRYVVATSKAVADLLSAYNDNKAAFGDDFNIPESGNGVSDVLDEVKYQLQWLLKMQEPTSGGVYHKVTCAGFPGHIMPQFEKDALIVSPISTTATADFAAVMAMGYENFKDIDAELAQKCLAAGELAWSYLEKTPTIPFTNPKGISTGEYGDGYDGDERYWAAAELLKATGNSKYDDAFKKMLNLKFENGYGWASVGHYGNKAYLTAKAADQNVAGNIRNHVLNEAQQIVSLAKNDGYNISNGTNYYWGSNMNVTNNAILLAEAYKLSPNPEYLEYAKEHINYCFGKNSLGFSFVSGYGTDYLKNPHHRPSIAQKAAIPGMLAGGPNDNLEDPYAQGILEGQAPARCYVDHAESYSTNEVDIYWNSPFVYAMAALNMK; the protein is encoded by the coding sequence ATGAAAAAGAGATTATTAACAGCGTTGATTGCTGCAGTAGTATTTACTGGAAGTTATGCTAGTTTTTCAACGGGAATAAAAGCTGGCGAATTAAGTGGCACTACAGTTATTAATTGTAACTTTGATACTAACATGAAAGGATGGAGCTATTTCACAGCTAGCGGCGGTGACGGAGAAGTAACTTTAGCTGATGGAGCTCTTAAAGCTCAAGTTAATGAGTGCGGAGAAGTATCATATGGTGTGCAGGCTTATTATGATGGTTTTAAGATGTACAAAAATGGTACATATCGTTTAGAGTTTGATATAAGCTCTACCACTGATAGAATAGTTGATTATAGAATTCAACTTAACGGTGGAGATTATCGTGCTTATGTTGATGGACAAATAAATACAACAAGCGCAGTTCAAAGTATATCAAAAGAGTTTGTTATGACAGAGGAAAATGACGTGGCTCCAAGACTTGCATTTAACCTTGGAAGTATAACTGGAGAAGCACTTCCAGCTCACTCTGTTAAAATTGATAATGTTAAATTAGTTCTTGTTGATGATACTGGAGTTGTTGGGATAGAAAAACCAAAGGTAGAACAAAAAATCGTTTTAAATCAACTTGGGTATAAGCCAAATGATAAGAAGAAGGTAGTATTTAGAGCAGAAACTACAGATAGAAACTTTAAGGTAGTTTCTACTGCTACAAATGAAGTTGTTTATACAGGTAACATCGAAGGGTGTAGATACAATGAAGCAGCTGGTGAAATAAATAGATTTGGAGATTTTTCTTCTTTTACAACACCAGGAACTTATAAGATTCAAACAGATAGCTTAGGAAGTTCATATGATTTTACTATATCAGAAGATATTTATAATAATGTATTTAAGGATGCTGTGAGATTTTTCTATATGCAAAGATGTGGACAAGAGCTTCCAGCAATATACGCTGGTAAATGGGCACATCCTGCTTGTCATACAGAGCTTGCTAGAATCTATGGAACAGATAAAAAAATTGACGTATCTGGAGGTTGGCATGATGCTGGTGACTATGGCCGTTATGTAGTTGCTACTTCAAAAGCTGTTGCTGACTTATTATCAGCATATAATGATAATAAAGCTGCCTTTGGAGATGATTTTAATATACCTGAAAGTGGAAATGGAGTTTCCGATGTTTTAGATGAAGTAAAATATCAATTACAGTGGTTATTAAAAATGCAAGAGCCAACAAGTGGTGGAGTTTATCATAAGGTAACTTGTGCTGGATTCCCTGGACACATTATGCCACAATTTGAAAAAGATGCACTTATAGTATCACCTATTTCTACAACTGCAACAGCAGATTTTGCAGCAGTTATGGCAATGGGCTATGAAAACTTTAAGGATATAGATGCAGAACTTGCTCAAAAATGTTTAGCAGCAGGAGAATTAGCTTGGAGCTACCTTGAAAAAACACCAACTATTCCGTTTACAAATCCAAAAGGTATTTCAACAGGAGAATATGGTGACGGTTATGATGGTGATGAAAGATATTGGGCAGCCGCTGAATTGCTTAAGGCTACAGGTAATAGTAAATACGATGATGCCTTTAAGAAAATGCTTAACTTAAAATTTGAAAATGGTTATGGTTGGGCTAGCGTAGGTCATTATGGAAACAAAGCATATTTAACAGCAAAAGCTGCTGACCAAAATGTAGCTGGTAACATTAGAAACCACGTTTTAAACGAAGCACAACAAATAGTGTCTTTAGCTAAAAATGATGGGTATAACATTTCCAATGGAACAAATTACTATTGGGGCAGCAATATGAATGTAACTAATAATGCTATATTACTAGCAGAAGCATATAAGCTTAGTCCTAATCCAGAATATTTAGAATATGCTAAAGAACATATCAATTATTGCTTTGGTAAAAACTCATTAGGATTCTCCTTTGTTTCAGGTTATGGAACAGATTACTTAAAAAATCCACACCACAGACCATCTATTGCTCAAAAAGCAGCAATACCAGGTATGCTTGCTGGTGGACCAAATGACAATTTGGAAGATCCATATGCACAAGGTATCCTAGAAGGTCAAGCGCCTGCTAGATGCTATGTTGACCATGCAGAAAGTTACTCAACAAATGAAGTAGATATTTATTGGAATTCACCATTTGTTTATGCAATGGCTGCATTAAATATGAAATAA
- a CDS encoding glycoside hydrolase family 9 protein: MRKKFITALIAGAVLFGGFGSYQAAAADMTVNLIENGSLDTNAKGWGGFTTEGGGGYLTYDDGGIKAEVTNCGNAPYSIQIYKDDFKMYKNGKYHLEFDVSSTVDRTIQYTIQLNRGDYRYYVEDKINTTQEVKTVSQDFVMTEETDMIPRLAFNVGNVVGENLGNHSVKIDNVKLFLVDVSGIKEEIESPKVEQKIVLNQIGYKPEDKKKVVFRTETNDRNFRVVSTKTNEVVYQGDIYGRTYNETAGEINSFGDLSSLKTPGTYRIETDSFGSSYQFTIAEDVYKNLFKDAMRFFYFQRCGQELTQDFAGTWAHPACHQQLATIYGTDQKIDVSGGWHDAGDYGRYVIANSKAMADLFTAYNDNKAAFGDDFNIPESGNGIPDVLDELKYQLEWMLKMQEKTSGGVYHKVTSWDFPGYVMPQEETGELLVCPISTPATADFAAIMAMGYENFKDIDPALASTCLAAGEKAWAYLEKTPNTPFSNPPGVLTGDYADGYDGDERYWAAAQLFKATGDSKYDQAFRTMLNTKYESGFLWSNVGHYGNLAYIAAAGADQNAAGNIKNRIIDEAQDIVAFSRNDGYNSSTPSYFYYWGSNAKMNNNAMLLANAYKISNNPEFLEYAKEHVNYCLGKNSLGKCFITGYGTDGVETPHHRPSMAQGKALPGMIVGGPNKYLEDPTMKLGLTEEAPARCYLDDSECFACNEVDINWNSPLICAMSELNMK; encoded by the coding sequence ATGAGAAAAAAATTTATTACAGCATTAATTGCAGGTGCTGTGCTTTTCGGAGGTTTTGGTAGTTATCAAGCAGCAGCTGCGGACATGACAGTTAACTTAATTGAGAATGGTAGTCTTGATACAAATGCAAAAGGTTGGGGTGGCTTTACCACTGAAGGCGGTGGTGGATATCTAACCTATGATGATGGCGGTATTAAAGCAGAGGTAACCAATTGCGGAAATGCACCATATAGTATACAAATCTATAAGGATGATTTCAAAATGTACAAAAATGGAAAATATCATTTAGAGTTTGACGTAAGTTCTACTGTTGATAGGACAATTCAATATACAATTCAGCTTAATCGAGGAGATTATCGCTACTATGTTGAAGATAAGATAAATACTACTCAAGAAGTCAAGACAGTGTCTCAGGATTTTGTAATGACAGAAGAAACTGATATGATACCAAGACTTGCTTTTAATGTTGGAAATGTAGTAGGAGAAAATCTTGGAAACCACTCTGTTAAGATAGACAATGTAAAACTATTTTTAGTAGATGTCAGTGGAATAAAAGAAGAAATAGAAAGTCCTAAAGTTGAGCAAAAAATTGTTTTAAATCAAATTGGTTATAAACCAGAGGACAAGAAAAAGGTTGTGTTTAGAACAGAAACTAATGATCGTAATTTTAGAGTAGTTTCTACTAAAACAAATGAAGTTGTTTATCAAGGTGATATTTATGGTCGTACATATAATGAGACAGCTGGAGAAATAAACAGTTTTGGAGATTTATCTTCTTTAAAAACACCGGGTACATATAGAATTGAGACAGATAGTTTTGGTAGTTCTTATCAGTTCACTATAGCAGAAGATGTATATAAGAATTTATTTAAAGATGCAATGAGATTTTTTTATTTCCAAAGATGTGGGCAAGAATTAACACAAGATTTTGCTGGCACTTGGGCTCATCCAGCTTGTCATCAGCAGTTAGCAACAATCTATGGAACAGATCAAAAGATTGATGTTTCTGGTGGTTGGCATGATGCTGGTGATTATGGTCGTTATGTAATTGCAAACTCAAAAGCAATGGCTGATTTATTTACAGCTTATAATGATAATAAAGCTGCTTTTGGAGATGATTTTAATATTCCTGAAAGTGGAAACGGTATTCCCGATGTTCTTGATGAATTGAAATATCAATTAGAATGGATGTTAAAGATGCAAGAAAAAACCAGTGGTGGTGTTTACCATAAAGTAACTAGTTGGGACTTCCCAGGATATGTTATGCCACAAGAAGAAACAGGAGAACTTCTTGTATGTCCTATATCTACACCTGCAACAGCAGATTTTGCAGCAATTATGGCTATGGGCTATGAGAATTTCAAAGATATAGATCCAGCACTTGCCTCAACATGCTTAGCAGCAGGAGAAAAAGCTTGGGCTTACCTTGAAAAAACACCGAATACTCCATTTTCAAATCCACCAGGGGTTTTAACTGGAGATTATGCTGATGGTTATGATGGTGATGAAAGATATTGGGCAGCTGCACAATTGTTTAAGGCAACAGGTGACAGTAAATATGACCAAGCCTTTAGAACAATGTTAAATACAAAATATGAAAGTGGATTTTTATGGTCTAATGTAGGACACTATGGAAATCTAGCATATATAGCAGCAGCAGGTGCTGATCAGAATGCAGCTGGGAATATTAAGAATCGTATAATAGATGAAGCTCAAGATATCGTAGCATTCTCTAGAAATGACGGTTATAACAGCTCTACTCCATCATATTTTTATTATTGGGGTAGTAATGCTAAGATGAACAATAATGCTATGCTTCTTGCAAATGCATATAAAATTTCAAATAATCCAGAATTTTTAGAATATGCAAAAGAGCATGTTAACTATTGCTTGGGTAAAAACTCATTAGGTAAATGTTTTATTACAGGTTACGGTACTGATGGGGTAGAGACTCCGCATCACAGACCATCAATGGCACAAGGGAAAGCTTTACCTGGTATGATTGTTGGTGGACCAAATAAATATTTAGAAGATCCAACAATGAAACTTGGTTTAACAGAGGAAGCACCAGCTAGATGTTATCTTGATGATTCAGAATGTTTTGCTTGTAATGAAGTAGATATTAACTGGAATTCACCACTTATTTGTGCTATGTCTGAATTAAATATGAAGTAG
- a CDS encoding glycoside hydrolase family 9 protein produces MRKKFITALIAGVVLFGGFGSYQATAADMTANLIENGSLDTNAKGWGGFTTEGGGGDIAYDNGAIKAEVTNCGNQPYSIQIYKDDFRMYKNGKYHLEFDVSSTVDRTIQYTIQLNRGDYRYYVEDKINTTQEVKTVSQDFVMTEETDMIPRLAFNVGNVIGEELGNHSVKIDNVKLFLVDASGIKEEIQSPKVEQKIVLNQIGYKPEDKKKVVFRTETNDRNFRVVSTKTNEVVYQGDIYGHTYNETAEEINSFGDFSSLKTPGTYRIETDSFGSSYQFTISEDVYKNLFKDAMRFFYFQRCGQELSQDFAGTWAHPACHEQLATIYGTDEKIDVSGGWHDAGDYGRYVPASSKAIADLFTAYNNNKAAFGDDFDIPESGNGIPDVLDELKYQLEWMLKMQETTSGGVYHKVTSWDFPGYVMPQEETAELLLCPISTPATADFVAIMAMGYENFKNIDSSFASTCLAAGEKAWNYLEKTPNTPFSNPPGILTGDYADGYDGDERYWAAAQLFKATGDSKYDQAFRTMLNTKYESGFLWSDVGHYGNLAYISATGADQNTVSNIKNRIIDEAQDIVAFSRNDGYNSSTPSYLYYWGSNAKMNNNAILLAEAYKISPNPEFLEYAKEHVNYCLGKNSLGKCFITGYGTDGVETPTHRPSMAQGKAIPGMIVGGPNKYLQDPTAKISLVGEAPARCYIDDSESYSCNEVDINWNSPLICAMSELDMR; encoded by the coding sequence ATGAGAAAAAAATTTATTACAGCATTAATTGCAGGTGTTGTGCTTTTCGGAGGCTTTGGTAGTTATCAAGCAACGGCTGCTGATATGACGGCTAACTTGATTGAGAATGGCAGTCTTGATACAAATGCAAAAGGTTGGGGTGGCTTTACCACTGAAGGCGGTGGTGGTGATATAGCTTATGATAATGGTGCTATTAAAGCAGAGGTAACCAATTGTGGAAATCAGCCATATAGTATACAAATCTATAAGGATGATTTTAGAATGTACAAAAATGGAAAGTATCATTTGGAATTTGACGTAAGTTCTACTGTTGATAGGACAATTCAATATACAATTCAGCTTAATCGAGGAGATTATCGCTACTATGTTGAAGATAAGATAAATACTACTCAAGAAGTCAAGACAGTGTCTCAGGATTTTGTGATGACAGAAGAAACTGATATGATACCGAGACTTGCTTTTAATGTTGGAAATGTAATAGGAGAAGAACTTGGAAACCACTCTGTTAAGATAGACAACGTAAAGTTATTTTTAGTAGATGCTAGTGGAATAAAAGAAGAAATACAAAGCCCAAAAGTTGAACAAAAAATTGTTCTAAATCAAATTGGTTATAAACCAGAGGATAAGAAAAAGGTTGTTTTTAGAACAGAAACTAATGATCGCAATTTCAGGGTAGTTTCTACTAAAACAAATGAAGTTGTGTATCAAGGTGATATTTATGGCCATACATATAATGAGACAGCTGAAGAAATAAATAGCTTTGGAGATTTCTCTTCTTTAAAAACACCAGGTACATATAGAATTGAGACAGATAGTTTTGGTAGTTCTTATCAGTTCACTATATCAGAAGATGTATATAAGAATTTATTTAAAGATGCAATGAGATTTTTTTATTTCCAAAGATGTGGACAAGAATTATCACAAGATTTTGCTGGCACTTGGGCCCATCCAGCTTGTCATGAGCAGTTAGCAACAATCTATGGAACAGATGAAAAAATTGATGTTTCTGGTGGCTGGCATGATGCTGGTGATTATGGTCGTTATGTACCTGCAAGCTCAAAAGCAATTGCTGATTTATTTACAGCTTACAATAATAATAAAGCTGCCTTTGGAGATGATTTTGATATTCCTGAAAGTGGAAACGGTATTCCAGATGTTCTTGATGAATTGAAATATCAATTAGAATGGATGTTAAAAATGCAAGAAACAACCAGTGGTGGTGTTTACCACAAAGTAACTAGTTGGGATTTTCCTGGATATGTTATGCCACAGGAGGAAACAGCAGAACTTCTTCTATGTCCTATATCTACACCTGCAACGGCAGATTTCGTAGCAATTATGGCTATGGGTTATGAGAACTTTAAAAATATAGATTCATCATTCGCTTCAACATGCTTAGCAGCAGGAGAAAAAGCTTGGAATTACCTTGAAAAGACACCAAATACACCATTTTCAAACCCACCAGGTATTTTAACTGGAGATTATGCTGATGGTTATGATGGTGATGAACGATATTGGGCAGCTGCACAATTGTTTAAGGCAACAGGTGACAGCAAATATGACCAAGCCTTTAGAACAATGTTAAATACAAAATATGAAAGTGGATTTTTATGGTCAGATGTAGGTCACTACGGAAATCTGGCATATATATCAGCAACAGGAGCTGATCAAAATACAGTCTCCAATATTAAGAATCGTATAATAGATGAAGCTCAAGATATCGTAGCATTCTCTAGAAATGATGGCTATAACAGTTCTACTCCATCATATCTTTATTATTGGGGTAGTAATGCTAAGATGAACAACAATGCTATACTTCTTGCAGAGGCGTATAAAATTTCTCCTAATCCAGAATTCCTAGAGTATGCAAAAGAACATGTTAACTATTGCTTAGGTAAAAATTCATTAGGGAAATGTTTTATTACAGGTTATGGTACTGATGGTGTAGAGACTCCAACTCATAGACCATCAATGGCACAGGGGAAAGCAATACCTGGTATGATTGTTGGTGGACCAAATAAATATTTACAAGATCCAACAGCAAAAATTAGCTTAGTAGGGGAAGCACCAGCTAGATGCTATATTGATGATTCAGAAAGCTATTCTTGTAATGAAGTAGATATTAACTGGAATTCACCACTTATTTGTGCTATGTCTGAATTAGATATGAGGTAG